From a region of the Babylonia areolata isolate BAREFJ2019XMU chromosome 21, ASM4173473v1, whole genome shotgun sequence genome:
- the LOC143296711 gene encoding uncharacterized protein LOC143296711 translates to MSTKIFIGNLNEDVDSDALRALFEKYGKVDECDVLKNYGFVHMPDKSEANAAIANLNGYNIKGQRMRVELSTGKRGNPKGDRRGSDREMRDGRSRPYPPGPPRRGPPPPDYDRYDPYYRYPYPERDPYYRLPPVDRYLPPRLPPVDDRYPPLRRERLLPEERGAYLPPDPRDRLMARERLPLYPDDPYDRRLVERAPPVDPYYRERSPVARPPPEYYDRKSALMRSEAGNPPLSRLNTTAYPPSNGYDYYRRPAEAPERPSYNGPAGGGQDYKNGPPARGGAGYDRPAPPQQQQRGPGGVGGYGMPPQQQQQMPQQQQKRYDSQSALQTKPIFF, encoded by the exons ATGAGTACCAAGATATTTATTGGCAACCTGAACGAGGACGTCGACTCAGATGCTCTTCGTGCTCTGTTTGAAAAGTATGGGAAGGTGGACGAGTGTGATGTTCTGAAAAATTATGGATTCGTG caCATGCCTGATAAAAGCGAGGCCAATGCTGCCATTGCGAATCTCAATGGTTACAACATCaagggacagagaatgagagtggAG CTTTCGACCGGCAAACGAGGAAATCCGAAAGGAGACCGAAGAGG ATCAGACAGAGAGATGCGGGATGGACGATCACGACCTTACCCACCTGGGCCTCCACGCCGTGGACCTCCCCCACCTGACTACGACCGTTATGACCCCTACTACCGCTATCCTTACCCTGAGAGGGACCCCTACTATCGCCTCCCACCTGTGGACCGCTACCTGCCTCCTCGTCTGCCACCTGTGGATGATCGCTACCCACCCCTGCGGAGGGAGAGACTGCTTCCTGAGGAACGGGGTGCCTACCTTCCCCCTGATCCCAGAGACCGACTGATGGCACGTGAGCGTCTGCCCCTCTACCCAGATGATCCGTACGACCGAAGGCTAGTGGAAAGAGCACCTCCTGTGGATCCATACTACAGAGAGAGGTCTCCTGTCGCTAGACCGCCACCCGAGTACTATGACCG GAAATCTGCCCTGATGAGGTCAGAGGCCGGTAACCCTCCTTTGTCTCGCCTGAACACAACAGCCTACCCTCCTTCCAACGGCTACGACTATTACCGCCGACCAGCAGAGGCACCTGAGCGCCCCAGTTACAACGGCCCTGCAGGAGGTGGCCAGGACTACAAGAACGGTCCTCCTGCCAGGGGAGGGGCCGGCTACGATCGTCCGGcaccaccacagcagcagcagcgtgggCCTGGCGGTGTTGGGGGCTATGGCATGCccccccagcagcagcagcagatgccacagcaacagcaaaagagatatgacagtcagtcagcaCTGCAGACAAAACCcatatttttttaa